The following proteins are encoded in a genomic region of Enterocloster clostridioformis:
- the lspA gene encoding signal peptidase II, whose translation MTKQKQSLIISFLIGFAILAGLDQWTKGLAVQSLKGQKPFVIWNGVFEFYYSENRGAAFGMMQEKQLFFFLIAVLVLGAVAYLIWKMPPEGRYRPLAVCLMMISAGAVGNMIDRVSQGYVVDFLYFKLINFPIFNVADCYVTVGAACLVFLIMFYYKDEDMACFSFKKH comes from the coding sequence ATGACAAAACAGAAGCAATCCCTGATTATCAGCTTCCTGATTGGCTTCGCCATTCTGGCCGGCCTGGACCAGTGGACCAAGGGACTGGCCGTCCAATCCTTAAAGGGGCAGAAGCCTTTTGTTATCTGGAATGGTGTATTCGAGTTCTACTATTCGGAGAACAGGGGCGCTGCATTCGGGATGATGCAGGAGAAGCAGCTTTTCTTCTTTCTCATTGCAGTCCTTGTGCTGGGCGCAGTGGCTTATCTCATATGGAAGATGCCGCCGGAGGGCAGATACCGTCCCCTGGCTGTGTGCCTGATGATGATAAGCGCTGGCGCTGTGGGGAATATGATTGACCGTGTCAGCCAGGGATATGTGGTGGATTTCCTGTATTTTAAACTGATTAATTTCCCCATTTTCAATGTGGCTGACTGCTATGTCACGGTGGGCGCTGCCTGTCTTGTGTTTTTAATTATGTTTTATTACAAGGATGAGGACATGGCATGTTTCTCATTCAAAAAACATTAA